One segment of Desulfosudis oleivorans Hxd3 DNA contains the following:
- a CDS encoding aminotransferase class I/II-fold pyridoxal phosphate-dependent enzyme, translating to MNPIAKELNDILQAKSPHIFDMLSDVGKSLFFPKGILSQSAEAKEKAHAINATIGIAKEEGGIMCLPSVMDQVAPLVPEESLTYAPSFGIPGLRKAWQKGLYEKNPSLAGQAVSLPVVTCGITHAISVFADVWTNPGDTVLLPHMFWGNYNMILNVRGGVNLSHFPLFNEAGGFNVKGFEKAARAAAEKDGKLITLLNFPQNPTGYTLTHAEGEAMTAVLTDIAAGGTNVMVVCDDSYFGLFYEENVMKESLFARLCGAHERLLAIKLDGATKENYVWGLRIGFITYGCKAGASADVYDALEKKTAGCVRGSISNASHLGQSIVLKSLENANYQKERQAKGEVLKARANKVKQVLADSRFDDAWEVYPFNSGYFMCLKLKKVKAETLRVHLLDKYGVGLIALGEHDLRVAFSCIEEADVQRLFDIIYKGAKELQ from the coding sequence ATGAACCCGATCGCAAAAGAGTTGAACGATATTCTGCAGGCAAAAAGCCCCCATATTTTTGACATGCTGTCCGACGTGGGCAAGTCCCTGTTTTTTCCCAAGGGCATTTTAAGCCAGAGCGCCGAGGCCAAGGAAAAGGCCCACGCCATCAACGCCACCATCGGCATTGCCAAGGAGGAGGGGGGCATCATGTGCCTGCCCTCGGTCATGGACCAGGTGGCGCCCCTGGTGCCGGAAGAATCCCTCACCTACGCGCCCTCCTTCGGCATTCCCGGCCTGCGCAAGGCATGGCAGAAGGGACTGTATGAGAAAAACCCCTCCCTTGCGGGCCAGGCCGTCAGCCTGCCGGTGGTAACCTGCGGCATCACCCACGCCATCAGCGTGTTTGCCGATGTGTGGACCAATCCCGGCGACACCGTGCTTTTGCCCCACATGTTCTGGGGCAACTACAACATGATCCTCAACGTGCGGGGGGGGGTGAACCTGAGCCACTTTCCGCTTTTCAACGAGGCGGGCGGCTTTAACGTAAAAGGGTTTGAGAAAGCGGCCCGGGCCGCCGCGGAAAAAGACGGCAAGCTCATCACCCTGCTCAACTTTCCCCAGAACCCCACGGGCTACACCCTGACCCATGCGGAAGGGGAGGCCATGACCGCTGTCCTGACCGACATCGCGGCCGGCGGCACCAACGTGATGGTGGTGTGCGACGACTCCTACTTCGGCCTTTTTTACGAAGAGAACGTGATGAAAGAGTCGCTGTTTGCCAGGCTCTGCGGGGCCCACGAGCGGCTGCTGGCCATCAAACTGGACGGCGCCACCAAGGAGAATTACGTGTGGGGCCTGAGAATCGGGTTTATCACCTATGGCTGCAAGGCCGGGGCTTCAGCCGATGTGTATGACGCCCTGGAGAAGAAAACCGCCGGGTGCGTGCGGGGCTCCATCTCCAACGCCTCCCACCTGGGCCAGTCCATTGTGTTAAAGTCCCTGGAGAACGCCAACTACCAGAAAGAGCGGCAGGCAAAAGGCGAGGTGCTAAAGGCCCGGGCCAACAAGGTCAAGCAGGTGCTGGCCGACTCCAGGTTTGACGACGCATGGGAGGTCTACCCCTTTAACTCCGGCTATTTCATGTGCCTGAAGTTAAAAAAGGTCAAGGCCGAAACCCTGCGGGTCCACCTGCTGGACAAATACGGGGTGGGCCTGATCGCCCTGGGCGAACACGACCTGCGGGTGGCCTTTTCCTGCATTGAGGAGGCCGATGTCCAGCGGCTGTTCGACATCATCTATAAAGGGGCAAAAGAGCTGCAATAA
- a CDS encoding DUF362 domain-containing protein, translating to MKTQDRVLIMDAAYEAEVMADVVDRVFDTFPLDLAGKNVLVKPNILSGYAPEKAVTTHPVLVSAVVEKLRGAGARVMVGDNPGLHGYGRSEKAARIAGILQAAGDSFINLGGRPVRHTVSSRVIDHVMIASEVLSADLVINLPKLKTHGLTYFTGAVKNTFGYVVGGDKMRVHADAPTPVKFAEALVDIFSIRPPDLTIMDAVLAMEGNGPSSGAPRFVGKVLAGTNAVSLDAAAVTLVGKKPARIPHLRIAAQKGLGPIDMADIEINTPIVPVAGFKMPVTFLPGIMGVVLNRILSRRMNCTPEVVEAVCKQCGICVSHCPVNAMTMAEGEFPRADAAACIHCYCCQEMCPEHAIELTGRVMSFFRRRNIH from the coding sequence GTGAAAACCCAGGACCGCGTTCTGATAATGGATGCCGCCTACGAGGCCGAGGTGATGGCCGACGTGGTGGACCGGGTGTTTGACACCTTTCCCCTGGACCTGGCCGGAAAAAACGTGCTGGTCAAGCCCAACATCCTGTCCGGCTATGCCCCGGAAAAGGCGGTGACCACCCACCCGGTGCTGGTGAGTGCCGTGGTGGAAAAGTTGCGCGGAGCCGGAGCCCGGGTCATGGTGGGGGACAACCCCGGCCTGCACGGCTACGGCCGGTCGGAAAAGGCGGCCCGCATCGCCGGCATCCTGCAGGCGGCCGGTGACAGTTTTATCAACCTGGGTGGCCGGCCGGTGCGCCACACCGTTTCCTCCCGTGTTATCGACCACGTGATGATCGCGTCCGAGGTGCTCTCCGCCGACCTGGTGATCAACCTGCCCAAGCTCAAGACCCACGGCCTCACCTATTTTACCGGGGCCGTGAAAAACACTTTCGGCTACGTGGTGGGCGGGGACAAGATGCGGGTCCATGCCGACGCCCCCACGCCGGTAAAGTTTGCCGAAGCCCTGGTGGATATTTTTTCGATCCGGCCTCCGGACCTGACCATCATGGACGCGGTCCTTGCCATGGAGGGCAACGGCCCCAGCAGCGGCGCGCCCCGGTTCGTGGGCAAGGTCCTGGCCGGCACAAACGCCGTGAGCCTGGATGCCGCGGCCGTCACCCTGGTCGGAAAAAAGCCGGCCCGCATTCCCCATCTTCGCATTGCCGCGCAAAAGGGGCTGGGCCCCATCGACATGGCCGACATTGAGATCAACACGCCCATCGTGCCGGTGGCCGGGTTTAAAATGCCGGTCACCTTTCTGCCCGGCATCATGGGCGTGGTGCTCAACCGGATTCTGTCCCGGCGGATGAACTGCACGCCGGAGGTGGTGGAGGCGGTGTGCAAACAGTGCGGCATCTGTGTCAGCCACTGCCCGGTAAACGCCATGACCATGGCGGAGGGCGAATTTCCCAGGGCCGACGCTGCCGCCTGCATTCACTGCTACTGCTGCCAGGAGATGTGTCCCGAACATGCCATTGAACTTACGGGCCGGGTCATGAGTTTTTTCCGGCGCCGTAACATTCATTAA
- a CDS encoding S66 peptidase family protein — MSKIKPRALAFGDTIGIAAPAGAFDADRLEKGLSVLQAMGFLVRLPDGTHASQRYLAGTDEHRAAMFNNLFADPEIKAVACARGGFGALRMAPLLDMDAITRHPKIFLGFSDISVLLSILGRKAGLITFHGPVVTSLADADDATIASLADALTTTEPLRIDLAEGMSLVPGTAQGPVAGGNLASLCQMIGTPWQPAFDGCILFLEETSEPAYRVDRMLTQMRLAGCLAGVAGVALGRFDRCGHMDVIFEIVREHLPEGVPVLAGFPVGHNGTNRTLPLGVWASLDAENRFLEYHEPALAR, encoded by the coding sequence ATGTCAAAAATCAAACCCCGTGCCCTTGCCTTTGGCGACACCATCGGCATTGCGGCCCCGGCCGGGGCCTTTGACGCCGACCGGCTTGAAAAGGGGCTGTCCGTTCTTCAGGCCATGGGCTTTTTGGTGCGCCTTCCCGACGGCACCCACGCCTCCCAACGCTATCTGGCCGGCACCGACGAACACCGGGCCGCCATGTTCAACAACCTGTTTGCCGACCCGGAAATAAAGGCCGTGGCCTGCGCCCGGGGCGGGTTCGGGGCGCTGCGCATGGCCCCCCTGCTGGACATGGACGCCATCACGCGCCATCCAAAGATATTTCTCGGGTTTTCCGACATCTCGGTGCTGCTCTCCATTCTGGGCCGCAAGGCCGGGCTCATCACCTTTCACGGCCCGGTGGTTACCTCCCTGGCCGATGCCGACGACGCCACCATTGCCTCCCTGGCCGATGCCCTGACCACCACCGAACCCCTTCGCATCGACCTGGCCGAAGGCATGTCCCTTGTGCCGGGCACAGCCCAGGGCCCGGTTGCCGGCGGCAACCTGGCCTCGTTGTGCCAGATGATCGGCACACCCTGGCAGCCTGCATTTGACGGCTGTATCCTGTTTCTGGAGGAGACCAGCGAGCCGGCCTACCGCGTTGACCGCATGCTGACCCAGATGCGGCTGGCCGGGTGCCTTGCGGGCGTTGCCGGCGTGGCCCTGGGCCGGTTTGACCGGTGCGGGCATATGGATGTGATTTTTGAAATCGTGCGCGAGCACCTGCCCGAAGGGGTGCCGGTGCTGGCCGGGTTTCCCGTTGGCCACAACGGCACCAACCGAACCCTGCCCCTGGGGGTGTGGGCCAGCCTGGACGCGGAGAACCGGTTCCTGGAATACCACGAACCGGCCCTGGCACGATAG
- a CDS encoding serine hydrolase domain-containing protein encodes MRQAEELMKEGVAIGVFPGGVLCVWVKGAVRFCKAYGVTDLESRHPVTTDTVFDLASLTKPLATAPAILKLADQGFLSVEDPAGKYLDGFDAGDKKEITIAHLLCHTSGLPAHREYFYDLSTTAFEDRQPALKKLLENEPLEYRPGEKVVYSDLGYMVLGFIVKAVSGLALDRFATDRLYRPLAIFDLFFIPINPETAVNNPLGLSNVAATENCPRRKMVVRGVVHDDNAYEMGGVAGQAGLFGTAGAVTAFAAEILDVYSGAKPGPVFSSAMAAHMMAPQCGTNRTFGFDTVDPENSSAGRLFSARGAGHLGFTGTSCWIDPDREAVVVLLTNRVHPDRASDAIRAFRPRLHDAVMVHV; translated from the coding sequence ATGAGGCAGGCGGAAGAATTGATGAAAGAGGGGGTGGCAATCGGGGTTTTTCCCGGCGGGGTGCTTTGTGTGTGGGTCAAGGGCGCGGTGCGGTTCTGCAAAGCCTATGGCGTGACCGATCTTGAGTCCCGTCACCCGGTGACCACGGATACGGTGTTTGACCTGGCCTCTCTGACCAAGCCTCTGGCAACGGCCCCGGCGATTTTGAAACTGGCCGACCAGGGGTTTTTGTCGGTTGAGGACCCGGCGGGAAAGTATCTGGACGGATTTGACGCCGGAGACAAAAAAGAGATCACCATTGCCCACCTGCTCTGCCACACCTCGGGTCTGCCGGCCCACAGGGAGTATTTTTATGATCTTTCGACCACGGCCTTTGAAGACCGGCAGCCGGCCCTGAAAAAGCTTTTGGAAAATGAGCCCCTGGAATATCGGCCCGGCGAAAAAGTGGTATACAGCGACCTGGGATATATGGTGCTGGGATTTATCGTAAAAGCGGTGTCGGGCCTGGCCCTGGACCGGTTTGCAACCGACCGGCTTTACCGTCCTTTGGCAATCTTCGATCTTTTTTTTATTCCCATAAATCCAGAAACGGCCGTAAACAACCCCCTGGGCCTTTCAAATGTGGCTGCCACGGAAAACTGCCCCCGCCGGAAAATGGTGGTGCGCGGGGTGGTGCATGACGACAATGCCTACGAGATGGGCGGAGTGGCCGGCCAGGCCGGGCTGTTCGGCACGGCCGGCGCCGTGACGGCCTTTGCGGCCGAAATTCTGGATGTCTATTCCGGGGCAAAACCCGGCCCGGTGTTTTCTTCTGCCATGGCCGCACACATGATGGCGCCCCAGTGCGGCACCAACCGAACCTTCGGGTTTGACACGGTGGACCCGGAAAATTCCAGCGCGGGCCGGCTTTTTTCCGCCCGGGGGGCCGGGCACCTGGGATTTACCGGCACCTCCTGCTGGATCGATCCGGATCGGGAGGCGGTGGTGGTGCTGCTGACCAACCGGGTCCACCCGGACCGGGCCAGCGACGCCATTCGCGCCTTTCGGCCCCGGCTTCACGATGCCGTGATGGTTCATGTCTGA
- a CDS encoding rod shape-determining protein has translation MNIIANAILGLFSNDLAIDLGTANTLVFVKGKGVVLSEPSVVAVYTDTRHKNRVRAVGAEAKQMLGRTPGNITAIRPMQDGVIADFAVAEAMIRYFIQKVHNRRKFIRPRIIIAVPSGITEVEKRAVKDSAERAGAREVLLLEEPMAAAIGAGLPISEPTCNMVVDIGGGTTEVAVISLGGIVYSRSLRVAGDKMDAAIAQYIKRKYNLLVGERTAEMIKMTIGNAYPDEDNVETIEVKGRDLVSGIPKILAIDSEEIRLAISEQIDAIVETVKIALEQTPPELAADIVDRGIVLTGGGALLKNLDKLLREESGLPITVAENPLTTVAVGSGMALDNIDILKQVMIT, from the coding sequence ATGAATATTATAGCCAATGCCATATTGGGTCTGTTTTCCAATGACCTTGCCATTGACCTGGGCACGGCCAACACCCTTGTGTTTGTGAAGGGCAAGGGGGTCGTGCTGAGCGAGCCCTCCGTGGTGGCGGTGTATACCGACACCCGGCACAAGAACCGGGTCCGGGCCGTGGGGGCCGAAGCCAAGCAGATGCTGGGCCGGACACCGGGCAACATTACCGCCATCCGGCCCATGCAGGACGGCGTGATCGCCGATTTTGCCGTGGCCGAGGCCATGATCCGTTATTTTATTCAGAAGGTGCACAACCGGCGCAAGTTCATTCGGCCCCGGATCATTATCGCGGTGCCGTCCGGCATTACGGAAGTTGAAAAGCGGGCCGTCAAGGATTCGGCGGAACGGGCCGGTGCCCGGGAGGTACTCCTGCTGGAAGAGCCCATGGCCGCGGCCATCGGCGCCGGGCTGCCCATCTCCGAGCCCACCTGCAACATGGTGGTGGACATCGGCGGCGGCACTACCGAGGTGGCGGTCATCTCCCTGGGGGGCATTGTGTACAGCCGGTCCCTGCGCGTGGCCGGGGACAAGATGGACGCGGCCATCGCCCAGTACATCAAGCGGAAATACAACCTGCTGGTGGGTGAGCGGACCGCGGAGATGATAAAGATGACCATCGGCAACGCCTACCCGGATGAGGACAATGTAGAGACCATCGAAGTCAAGGGCCGGGACCTGGTCTCCGGCATTCCCAAGATTCTGGCCATTGATTCCGAAGAGATTCGGCTGGCCATCTCCGAGCAGATCGACGCCATTGTCGAGACCGTGAAGATCGCCCTGGAACAGACCCCGCCGGAACTGGCCGCCGACATCGTGGACCGGGGCATCGTGCTCACCGGCGGCGGGGCCCTGCTCAAGAACCTGGACAAGCTGCTGCGGGAAGAGAGCGGCCTGCCCATTACCGTGGCCGAAAATCCCCTGACCACCGTTGCCGTGGGCTCCGGCATGGCCTTAGACAACATCGACATATTAAAGCAGGTCATGATCACGTAA
- the mreC gene encoding rod shape-determining protein MreC, with translation MFSRRMLVIVGIAGMLIVSLVFFAVTGRRATYPVSGGGVGMLVVAPIQEMVTGSARFVRNTWRRYFALVSVAHENERLTDALAREIAENNRYREMELSSRRLRELLNFYETVDVKSFAAEVVARDPSGWFNTVIIDKGSTHGVRRSMPVVVDEGIVGQVVDTSRYYAKVLLIIDPNSSVDGLCQRTRARGVVKGTIHERCDFMYVLRKDDVRVGDSVISSGLDGIYPKGLPIGRVSAVVKRNAGIFQTVEVDPYVDFGKLEEVLVILNAPRHEFQDM, from the coding sequence ATGTTTTCAAGACGCATGCTTGTCATCGTCGGCATCGCCGGTATGCTGATCGTCAGCCTTGTCTTTTTTGCCGTCACCGGCCGGCGCGCCACCTATCCGGTGAGCGGCGGCGGCGTGGGCATGCTCGTGGTCGCCCCGATTCAGGAGATGGTGACCGGATCGGCCCGGTTTGTCCGCAACACCTGGCGCCGCTATTTTGCCCTGGTCTCCGTTGCCCATGAAAACGAGCGGCTGACCGACGCCCTGGCCCGGGAAATCGCTGAAAACAACCGCTACCGGGAGATGGAACTCTCCAGCCGGCGGCTGCGTGAACTTCTCAATTTTTACGAGACCGTGGATGTCAAATCCTTTGCCGCCGAGGTGGTGGCCAGGGACCCCTCGGGCTGGTTCAACACCGTCATCATCGACAAGGGCTCGACCCACGGGGTCCGGCGCAGCATGCCGGTGGTGGTGGACGAAGGCATTGTGGGACAGGTGGTGGACACCTCCCGATATTACGCCAAGGTGCTGCTGATCATTGACCCCAACAGCTCGGTGGACGGCCTGTGCCAGCGGACCCGTGCCCGGGGTGTGGTCAAAGGTACCATTCACGAGCGGTGCGATTTTATGTACGTGCTGCGCAAGGACGATGTGCGGGTGGGCGACAGCGTGATCTCGTCGGGGCTGGACGGCATCTATCCCAAGGGGCTGCCCATCGGCCGGGTGTCGGCGGTGGTGAAGCGAAACGCCGGCATCTTTCAGACCGTGGAGGTGGATCCCTACGTGGACTTCGGCAAGCTGGAGGAGGTGCTGGTGATCCTCAACGCTCCCCGGCACGAGTTTCAGGACATGTAG
- the mreD gene encoding rod shape-determining protein MreD yields the protein MRYLVCLMVCVLLIVAQSAAPPAYSPLYGLYDWLIPLLIYLAVFRSPVEAGVTALGAGLMMDAVSGGAFGLYLLTYLWIVAGVRISLRFFHGEGVPFLFFAVLAGVLIETLVFWGAGRVAGHAYAFGGSAAGGLARQLVLAGITGPFVVLGFNAVLGQLLIRLDRPV from the coding sequence ATGCGTTATCTTGTTTGTCTGATGGTGTGTGTTCTCCTTATTGTGGCCCAGTCCGCGGCCCCTCCGGCGTATTCCCCCCTTTACGGCCTCTATGACTGGCTGATTCCGCTGCTGATTTACCTGGCCGTGTTCCGTTCCCCGGTGGAAGCCGGGGTCACGGCCCTGGGGGCCGGACTGATGATGGACGCGGTGTCGGGCGGGGCCTTTGGTCTCTACCTGCTCACCTATCTCTGGATTGTCGCCGGCGTGCGCATCTCCCTCCGGTTTTTCCACGGCGAAGGCGTGCCCTTTCTGTTTTTTGCCGTGCTGGCCGGTGTATTGATTGAAACACTTGTTTTCTGGGGCGCGGGCCGGGTGGCCGGTCATGCGTACGCCTTCGGCGGCAGCGCGGCGGGCGGGCTGGCGCGGCAACTGGTGCTGGCCGGCATCACCGGGCCGTTTGTCGTGCTGGGGTTTAATGCCGTGCTGGGCCAGTTGCTGATCCGTTTGGACAGGCCGGTGTAA
- the mrdA gene encoding penicillin-binding protein 2 codes for MEDYFATLDADWFKHRLVALSLCVAGVFVVLFARLFFLQVVEGEEYRRLSENNCIRLQRIEPPRGQIFDRNGVNIVDNRPSFDLSIIPKDAGNPGKIIERLVALTGIPAARLHGNFVKHKTVNPYKPVLLAQDVGRDVLAVVEGHRFDLPGVVMDVTPRRQYLYNGFAAHLIGYLGEISRNELGSDRFAGYEPGSYVGKYGAERLYEPFLRGRYGGRQVEVNAGGNVVRVLKTVEAESGHHVYLTLDFNLQQKAEALMAGVSGAVIALDPDTGAVLAMVSSPSFPQSRFVDGMSAEEWQALVTDPRRPMENKAIQAEYPPASVYKIVTSFAGLEEAVVEPDTTFYCPGYYRYGDRVYRCWAEQGHGRVSVVDALARSCDVYYYQVGQRVGVERLSWYAKACGLGRPTGIDLYPEKGGLVPSGQWKRRRLGTAWQGGETLSVAIGQSYNLVTPLQMAVLTAAVANGGVLKRPVILDRVETVEKERLKEGEPRDMGMLPVSDATLEIVRQGMWKAVNDRHGTAWWSARSRKVEISGKTGTAQVVASPRNGDEEIYAVDTHKPHAWFVAYAPSENPVIAVAVIVEHGEHGSSAAGPVAKAMIETYLSDKGGSTDGR; via the coding sequence GTGGAAGACTATTTCGCAACACTGGATGCCGACTGGTTCAAGCATCGGCTGGTGGCCCTCTCCCTTTGCGTGGCCGGGGTGTTTGTGGTGCTGTTTGCCCGGCTTTTCTTCCTTCAGGTGGTGGAGGGGGAGGAGTACCGCCGCCTGTCAGAGAACAACTGCATTCGCCTTCAGCGGATCGAGCCGCCCAGGGGCCAGATTTTTGACCGCAACGGCGTCAACATCGTGGATAACCGGCCCTCCTTTGACCTGAGCATCATTCCCAAGGACGCCGGGAACCCCGGCAAGATCATTGAGCGGCTGGTGGCCCTGACCGGCATTCCCGCGGCCCGGCTGCACGGAAATTTTGTCAAGCACAAGACAGTCAATCCTTATAAGCCGGTGCTGCTGGCCCAGGACGTGGGCCGGGACGTGCTGGCCGTGGTGGAGGGCCACCGCTTTGACCTGCCCGGAGTGGTGATGGACGTCACGCCCCGGCGGCAGTACCTGTACAATGGGTTTGCCGCTCACCTGATCGGCTATCTCGGGGAGATCAGCCGCAACGAACTGGGCAGCGACCGCTTTGCGGGGTATGAGCCGGGCAGCTATGTGGGCAAGTACGGGGCGGAACGGCTGTATGAACCGTTTTTGAGGGGCAGGTACGGCGGCCGCCAGGTGGAGGTGAATGCCGGCGGAAACGTGGTCCGGGTGTTGAAAACCGTGGAAGCGGAATCCGGCCACCATGTCTACCTGACTCTTGATTTCAACCTGCAGCAAAAGGCCGAGGCCCTGATGGCCGGCGTGTCCGGCGCGGTCATCGCCCTGGATCCGGACACCGGTGCTGTGCTGGCCATGGTGAGCAGCCCGTCGTTTCCCCAGAGCCGGTTCGTGGACGGTATGTCGGCCGAGGAGTGGCAGGCCCTGGTGACAGACCCCCGCCGGCCCATGGAGAACAAGGCCATTCAGGCGGAATATCCGCCGGCTTCGGTGTACAAGATCGTCACCAGCTTTGCCGGGCTGGAAGAGGCCGTGGTGGAACCGGACACAACGTTTTACTGCCCCGGGTATTACCGGTACGGGGACCGGGTTTACCGGTGCTGGGCCGAGCAGGGCCATGGCCGGGTGAGCGTGGTGGATGCCCTGGCCCGGTCCTGTGATGTCTATTACTACCAGGTGGGCCAGCGGGTCGGGGTGGAGCGCCTGTCCTGGTATGCCAAGGCCTGTGGCCTGGGCCGGCCCACCGGCATTGACCTCTATCCGGAAAAGGGCGGGCTGGTGCCGTCAGGCCAGTGGAAACGCAGGCGCCTGGGCACGGCCTGGCAGGGCGGGGAGACCCTTTCCGTGGCCATCGGCCAGAGCTACAACCTGGTCACCCCCTTGCAGATGGCGGTGCTGACCGCGGCCGTGGCCAACGGCGGCGTGCTGAAACGGCCGGTGATCCTGGACCGCGTTGAAACCGTGGAGAAAGAGCGGTTAAAAGAGGGAGAACCGCGGGACATGGGCATGCTGCCGGTGAGCGACGCCACCCTGGAGATCGTGCGGCAGGGCATGTGGAAGGCGGTGAACGACCGTCACGGCACGGCATGGTGGTCGGCCCGCAGCCGCAAGGTGGAGATCAGCGGTAAGACCGGCACGGCCCAGGTGGTGGCCAGCCCGCGAAACGGAGACGAGGAGATTTACGCGGTGGACACGCATAAGCCCCACGCGTGGTTTGTGGCCTATGCGCCGTCCGAGAATCCGGTCATCGCGGTGGCCGTGATCGTGGAGCACGGCGAGCACGGATCTTCCGCCGCCGGACCGGTGGCCAAGGCAATGATTGAGACCTATCTAAGTGACAAAGGCGGGAGCACGGACGGACGATGA
- the rodA gene encoding rod shape-determining protein RodA: protein MRESWESRQFDWGLLLPVVALGMIGVIVLYSASASAPAHLQKMLCIKQAVWFVLGLVLAGGSLLFHYKRLDNWAIVIYIFSMALLVSVLLWGKAAGGSTRWLPMGPVAIQPSELAKIAMIIILARYYAKQATADGLGIKKLLVPILLVGIPFVLIGMQPDLGTAMLLALIATVVTLFIKVQKRTLYLMGGVMGVLLALGWFFLLKEYQKQRVLTFLNPDRDPLGAGYHIIQSKIAIGSGMVFGKGFMQGTQNALAFLPEQHTDFILSVMAEEWGLVGVSVALFLYLLIIIWGISIGYQCKDNFGIILAVGVTAMIFWHVVVNVGMVMGLLPVVGVPLPLISYGGSSVVTFMLGIGLLLNISMRRSGVE from the coding sequence ATGAGGGAGAGCTGGGAATCAAGACAGTTTGACTGGGGCCTGCTGCTGCCGGTGGTGGCCCTGGGGATGATCGGGGTGATCGTGCTTTACAGCGCGTCGGCGTCGGCCCCGGCCCACCTGCAGAAGATGCTGTGCATCAAGCAGGCCGTGTGGTTTGTCCTCGGCCTGGTGCTGGCCGGCGGCTCGCTGCTGTTTCACTATAAGCGCCTGGACAACTGGGCCATTGTTATTTACATTTTCAGCATGGCCCTGCTGGTGAGCGTGCTGCTCTGGGGAAAGGCGGCCGGCGGCTCTACCCGGTGGCTGCCCATGGGGCCGGTGGCGATTCAGCCCTCCGAGCTGGCCAAGATCGCCATGATCATCATTCTGGCCCGGTATTACGCCAAGCAGGCGACCGCGGACGGGCTGGGCATAAAAAAGCTGCTGGTGCCCATCCTGCTGGTCGGCATTCCCTTTGTCCTGATCGGCATGCAGCCCGACCTGGGCACGGCCATGCTCCTGGCCCTGATTGCCACGGTTGTTACCCTTTTTATAAAGGTTCAGAAGCGGACCCTCTACCTGATGGGCGGGGTCATGGGGGTACTGTTGGCCCTGGGGTGGTTTTTTCTGCTCAAGGAGTACCAGAAGCAGCGGGTGCTGACGTTTCTCAACCCGGACCGGGATCCCCTGGGCGCGGGATATCATATTATTCAGTCGAAAATCGCCATCGGCTCGGGCATGGTGTTCGGCAAGGGGTTCATGCAGGGCACGCAGAACGCCCTGGCCTTTCTGCCGGAACAGCATACCGATTTTATCCTTTCGGTCATGGCAGAGGAGTGGGGCCTGGTGGGGGTCAGCGTGGCGCTGTTTCTGTATTTGCTGATTATCATCTGGGGCATCAGTATCGGGTATCAATGCAAGGATAATTTTGGTATTATCCTGGCGGTCGGCGTCACCGCCATGATTTTCTGGCACGTGGTGGTGAACGTGGGCATGGTGATGGGGCTGCTGCCGGTGGTGGGTGTGCCGCTGCCCCTGATCAGTTACGGCGGTTCGTCGGTGGTGACTTTCATGCTGGGCATCGGGTTGCTGCTCAACATCAGCATGCGGCGTTCCGGCGTGGAGTGA
- a CDS encoding bactofilin family protein: protein MGKTEKGPDAITTFLGADASVEGTVSFEGTIRVDGRVTGKVTSASGTVIIGEKAVIDGDVSVDVAIIKGRVNGTVDAASRIEVYPPAAIEGDIHAPVISIDAGVKFNGNCSMASRKHTEIK, encoded by the coding sequence ATGGGAAAGACAGAGAAGGGACCGGATGCCATTACGACGTTTCTGGGGGCTGACGCCTCGGTGGAGGGGACCGTCAGCTTTGAAGGCACCATACGGGTGGACGGCCGGGTCACGGGAAAAGTCACCAGCGCCTCCGGCACGGTGATTATCGGGGAAAAGGCGGTGATCGACGGCGATGTGTCGGTGGATGTGGCCATCATCAAGGGCCGGGTCAACGGCACGGTGGATGCCGCCTCCCGCATCGAGGTCTATCCGCCGGCCGCCATTGAGGGGGACATTCACGCGCCGGTGATTTCCATTGACGCCGGCGTGAAGTTCAACGGGAACTGCTCCATGGCATCGCGTAAACATACGGAAATAAAATAA
- a CDS encoding F0F1 ATP synthase subunit B family protein, which translates to MRLDKKISAGAAMACGILLSARAASAEGGITVIPDGSVIWQMANFIVLVVVLNFVLYKPIRTVVARRKEKMEGLDNNIEAYTQDAADKERAFAEGIKKARTRGMDEKNALIEAAADEEKKIMEGIYQQSQMTLAQTREEITRDAARAAEALQREIDEFAAAIGSKILGRDVA; encoded by the coding sequence ATGAGGTTGGATAAAAAGATATCGGCGGGCGCGGCAATGGCATGCGGCATCCTGTTGTCTGCCCGGGCGGCTTCGGCCGAAGGTGGCATAACCGTTATTCCGGACGGGTCTGTGATCTGGCAGATGGCCAATTTTATAGTGCTTGTGGTGGTGCTTAATTTTGTATTGTACAAGCCCATCCGCACGGTGGTGGCCCGGCGGAAAGAGAAGATGGAAGGGCTCGACAACAACATCGAGGCCTATACACAGGACGCGGCGGACAAGGAACGGGCCTTTGCCGAAGGGATCAAGAAGGCCAGGACCCGGGGCATGGACGAAAAGAACGCCCTGATCGAAGCGGCTGCCGACGAGGAAAAGAAAATCATGGAGGGCATATACCAGCAATCCCAGATGACCCTTGCCCAGACCCGGGAGGAGATCACCAGGGATGCGGCCAGGGCCGCTGAAGCCCTGCAACGGGAGATTGATGAATTTGCCGCTGCTATCGGCTCGAAAATTTTAGGGAGGGACGTTGCATGA